Proteins from one Bifidobacterium sp. ESL0732 genomic window:
- a CDS encoding HAMP domain-containing sensor histidine kinase, producing the protein MRKHWLSRLDAVPLSTKLVACTLVLLMVGTFGISLTIRQLVSSYLVQKTDTQLRDQAQLVYSNVDLLSSKNENENVGPNEYFMQLRDTHNNIVSTPLVPVLRNSIVSEPVLPPNGSMGNVQFDKPFTASAKVRELSPSVKADKRALQVAQAPWRVLALEGRERGPDGTSVLKMTVYIGVSMADQIDIISTLTQYSIFVSIIIVLLGAVVATLIIQRTLLPLKRIEKTAAKIAAGDLSQRVPTAPENTEVGSLAASLNAMLARIESSFREQQETTDKMKQFVSDASHELRTPLATIHGYSELYHMQRDLPGALERADESIDHIEASSQRMTVLVEDLLSLARLDEGRGIDMTQQVNLSQQLKDAVDDLHALDTDRAIRRGRLELNAKDGNKPAHLVFREGEFPDVTLTGDGSRLRQVITNIVGNIHRYTPSDSPVEVGLAVMPASISPESLQRMPSNIQSLGYFLEAVEVGQSMQMGMNYAVFSFIDHGPGVPADRQSQIFERFYTADPSRARQKGGTGLGMSIAQSVVRAHHGFIDATTTSNGGGLTLTVILPLGPVEPYVPSASTESKDKKNDKTDKPTKQGRQSKQNRQGNHQGKWARRDKNKSN; encoded by the coding sequence ATGCGAAAGCATTGGCTTTCTCGGCTTGATGCAGTTCCGCTTTCCACCAAACTTGTTGCCTGCACCCTGGTGTTGCTTATGGTCGGCACTTTCGGCATCTCGCTGACCATTCGTCAATTGGTCAGCAGCTATCTCGTTCAAAAGACCGACACCCAGTTGCGGGACCAGGCCCAGCTGGTATACAGCAACGTTGACCTGTTGAGCAGCAAGAATGAAAACGAGAACGTCGGGCCGAACGAATATTTTATGCAGCTTCGCGATACGCACAACAACATCGTAAGTACTCCGCTGGTTCCCGTTCTTCGCAACAGCATTGTTTCCGAACCCGTTTTGCCCCCGAATGGTTCCATGGGCAACGTCCAATTCGACAAGCCATTCACGGCATCGGCCAAAGTACGCGAGCTCAGTCCTTCGGTGAAAGCGGATAAACGTGCTTTGCAGGTGGCGCAGGCCCCTTGGCGCGTTCTTGCCTTGGAAGGTCGGGAACGCGGACCGGATGGCACCAGCGTGCTGAAAATGACGGTGTATATTGGCGTTTCGATGGCCGATCAGATTGACATCATCTCTACGTTGACCCAATACTCGATTTTCGTGAGCATCATCATCGTGCTGCTTGGCGCGGTTGTGGCCACACTGATTATCCAGCGTACATTGCTTCCGTTGAAACGTATTGAGAAAACCGCTGCCAAGATCGCTGCCGGCGATCTGAGCCAGCGTGTTCCGACGGCTCCGGAGAACACGGAAGTAGGCTCGCTTGCCGCATCGCTCAACGCCATGCTGGCACGCATCGAATCAAGTTTCCGTGAGCAGCAGGAAACCACGGACAAAATGAAGCAGTTCGTCTCCGACGCAAGTCACGAGCTGCGCACGCCGTTGGCGACGATTCATGGCTATTCCGAGCTTTATCACATGCAACGTGACTTGCCCGGCGCCTTGGAACGTGCCGACGAATCCATCGACCATATCGAGGCTTCGAGCCAACGAATGACGGTGCTTGTCGAGGATTTGCTTTCACTTGCACGGCTCGACGAAGGTCGTGGCATCGACATGACCCAACAGGTCAACCTGAGCCAGCAGTTGAAGGACGCCGTCGACGATCTGCACGCGCTGGACACCGACCGTGCGATTCGGCGAGGAAGGCTCGAACTCAACGCCAAGGACGGCAACAAGCCGGCGCATCTGGTCTTCCGGGAAGGCGAATTCCCGGACGTTACATTGACAGGCGACGGATCTAGGCTGCGTCAGGTCATCACCAACATCGTCGGCAACATTCATCGTTACACGCCATCAGATTCCCCTGTCGAAGTGGGTTTGGCTGTCATGCCCGCCTCTATAAGCCCTGAATCGTTGCAACGGATGCCCTCCAACATCCAATCGTTGGGCTATTTCCTTGAGGCTGTGGAAGTCGGGCAATCCATGCAGATGGGCATGAACTATGCCGTATTCAGCTTCATCGATCATGGGCCCGGGGTTCCCGCGGACCGCCAGTCCCAGATTTTCGAACGGTTCTATACCGCAGACCCATCGCGGGCACGGCAAAAGGGCGGCACGGGACTTGGCATGTCCATCGCCCAGTCGGTGGTCCGTGCCCATCATGGTTTCATCGACGCGACCACAACCAGCAATGGTGGAGGCCTGACCCTGACCGTGATTCTTCCGCTCGGACCGGTAGAGCCCTACGTGCC
- a CDS encoding response regulator transcription factor, translating into MSKQIEASIVVVDDEPSIRDLLVASLHFSGFEVATAASGTEAIDVIEKTQPDLIVLDVMLPDIDGFTVTRRIRQEGIEAPVLFLTARDDTQDKIMGLTVGGDDYVTKPFSLEEVVARIRAILRRTHEQVEDDPIIRVGDLEINEDSHDVSRAGQTIDLSPTEYKLLRYLMDNEGRVLSKAQILDHVWQYDWGGDAAIVESYISYLRKKVDGVVVTDPDGTKHKVVPLIETKRGIGYMIREPKDQ; encoded by the coding sequence ATGAGCAAACAAATAGAAGCGTCAATCGTGGTGGTGGATGACGAACCATCAATCCGTGATTTGCTGGTCGCATCCCTTCATTTTTCGGGGTTTGAAGTCGCTACTGCGGCCTCTGGAACCGAAGCCATCGACGTCATCGAAAAGACCCAACCTGATCTCATTGTCCTCGATGTGATGCTGCCTGATATCGACGGCTTCACCGTGACCCGTCGCATCCGTCAGGAGGGCATCGAAGCGCCGGTTCTCTTCCTCACTGCCCGCGACGATACCCAAGACAAGATCATGGGACTTACGGTCGGCGGCGACGATTACGTCACCAAGCCATTCAGCCTTGAAGAGGTTGTCGCTCGTATTCGTGCCATCCTGCGCCGCACGCACGAACAGGTGGAGGATGATCCAATCATCCGTGTCGGTGACCTTGAAATCAACGAGGACTCCCATGACGTTTCCCGCGCCGGGCAGACCATCGACCTGAGCCCCACGGAATACAAGCTGTTGCGTTACCTGATGGACAACGAGGGGAGAGTGCTTTCCAAGGCCCAGATTTTGGATCATGTCTGGCAGTATGACTGGGGCGGGGACGCGGCCATCGTAGAATCCTATATTTCCTATCTGCGCAAGAAAGTCGATGGGGTTGTGGTCACCGACCCGGACGGAACGAAGCACAAGGTAGTTCCCTTGATCGAGACCAAACGCGGCATCGGCTACATGATTCGTGAGCCGAAGGATCAGTAA
- a CDS encoding TPM domain-containing protein, producing MSASILHFMDTAESSKSLLPGLGKPERQSRCDFQRFLRSIIFVIASMLVMSMFFSFAGSAQAATESMGEISADVTDPQNLLGGNVSHVNDEIASTKQETGVTVRLLYLANFNGAKDPDKWAGKSLQSTKPPANTVLLAVASNDGRLVVAVSNNSDNWLKDKDHVSELSQAALGPIQKGDNPDWSGSACAMMDEIKVLHKQEASKKPKLIIGISFTVLVVLIAVAVIIVLRRRKSSKKGTHENVQNKGKMTVENTETKQTNIAAAEQPAKSKSKSKGPRHSKKK from the coding sequence ATGTCAGCCAGCATTTTGCATTTTATGGATACCGCCGAAAGCTCAAAGAGCTTATTGCCTGGGCTTGGCAAGCCTGAACGGCAATCGCGATGCGATTTTCAGCGTTTCCTCAGATCTATTATTTTTGTTATCGCCTCAATGCTTGTGATGTCGATGTTCTTTTCTTTTGCGGGCTCTGCGCAGGCTGCCACCGAATCGATGGGCGAAATTAGTGCTGACGTGACCGATCCTCAAAATCTTCTTGGAGGCAATGTCTCTCACGTCAATGACGAAATAGCTTCTACAAAACAGGAAACAGGAGTCACGGTGCGGCTTTTGTATTTGGCCAATTTCAACGGGGCGAAAGATCCTGATAAATGGGCGGGGAAGAGTCTGCAATCGACCAAGCCTCCCGCTAACACCGTTCTTCTTGCCGTTGCTTCGAATGACGGCAGGCTGGTGGTGGCGGTCTCGAACAATTCCGACAACTGGCTTAAAGACAAGGATCATGTCTCTGAGCTTTCCCAGGCTGCGCTTGGGCCTATTCAAAAGGGAGACAATCCCGATTGGTCTGGTTCCGCGTGCGCGATGATGGATGAAATCAAGGTATTGCACAAGCAGGAGGCTTCGAAAAAGCCGAAGCTCATCATCGGTATTTCCTTCACTGTATTGGTTGTGCTTATCGCCGTAGCTGTGATCATTGTCCTGCGTCGTCGGAAGTCCTCGAAAAAGGGAACACACGAAAATGTGCAAAACAAGGGCAAGATGACAGTCGAAAACACAGAAACGAAGCAAACCAATATTGCCGCTGCCGAACAACCTGCCAAATCCAAATCCAAATCCAAAGGACCGCGTCACAGTAAGAAAAAATAA